The sequence TTTACTCTTTACTGGTGATTTTGCTGGCTTGCCCCTGTCTCTAGTCGATCATGCTTTGTACCAAGTTGATTTCAGCCTGAGAGCACATAGCAAGACTCCGCCAACCAAGTATCACAACGAATCAATACACAGGCGCGCGACGATTGAATCCAATGTTACGCTCTACCTTACTGATACACATACGACCCTTATTTTTTTCCACATAAACCACAACGTAAGGTGCGTATTCTTTGCGATAGCTCATACTCACAGGCACAAGACTGAGACTCTCGTTTACGGAAATTGATTTACCAACCATCAGGTTTTCCAGATCTTTTCGTCCAACGTCTTGCCCCTTCAGATAGTAATCAGCATCATCCCCGCCTACTCCCCTCTTATAGTCAAACTGAACTCGCTTGGCTGTACATCTGCACACGTATTTAAATATGGCTTGATCAAAAACAGGAAGATCGTCTGTCGCCAGCGATTGCTTCAGATACCATTTATAAAAGTCCCGTACAAAAGACTCCACGTCTTGCGCGTACGCAACTTGTGGACTGGCTTGCAGCAAGCTCATGATTATAAATAGGCAGATAAGAAGAATCTTTTTCATATGTATTCCCTTTAGTATGGGTAGGCATCAGATATGGATGCTATTTTATAACTCGATTCAGTCTTTTTTATATATGCAATCACATAGTACTCAAAGTCTTTACCTTTGAATGTCACAGGAACGACAAAGACTCCATCCGCCATAGAGAGAACACTTTTTACAAAAATACAACTTTCCTTAAATTCCAGTGTTTCACCCATTTGCGTGAAGTAATACAAGTCTGATGATCCTTTCTTCTTGAGATACGCAATGAGCGATTCATCAACGTATTTCGGCAAGTTTTCATTTTCAAGAATATCATTCTGCTCATAATGTTTGATAATATACCATTCATAAAATTCTTTAACAAATTCCTGCGGTGTTTGTGCTGCGTCTGCCGCCTTGGGGCAAAAAAAGCCAAGGCACAGTATGCCTGTAAGCGCACAAATAAGTATATTGCGAATGGGCATATTTTGATTCCTACGTTTATTTTGCAAACTGCGCCCGGCGAAACACTGCTCACCGGGCGCATACATGAATAACTTTTAAGCGCGGATTGCGGCTGCTTTGAGTGAGCACTGGAACTAATTTTAGCCTAAATAGCATCTGCCTAGACTCGGCAGCAGCGCAGCGAATCAGTACACAGACTCACGGAAATTAGGTCCATGGGAATCTTCTACCTTGCTTATGCACATGCGACCCTTTGTTTTTTCCACATAAACTACAATATACGGTGTGTACTCATTCCTAAAGGACACACTCACCGGCACAAGACTGAGACTATCGTCCACATCAATGGATTTACCTACCATAAGGTTATCCAGCAATTCTTTTCCAAAGTCTTGCCCCCTAAGATAATAATCAGCGTCACCAACCATCCTTTTATAATCAAGGCGTACTCTTTTTGCTGTACATTTGCACACGTACTTAAATATGGCATCGTCAAAAACAGGACGATCATCTGTCAGCAGCGATTGCTTCATATACCATTTATAAAAATCCTGCACAAAAGACTCCACATCTTGCGCGCGCGCAACTTGTGGGCAGGATTGAAGCAATCCTATTCCAAAAAACAAGCATATAAGGAGAAATTTTTTCATATACATTTCCTGCTAATTTAGTATGGGTAGGCATCGGATATGGATGCAATTTTAAATTCTGATCTCGATTTCTTTACATACGCGATTACGACATTATAAAAATCTTTTCCCTTAAATATTACAGGAACAACATACATATCGTCTGTCATAGTAAGAACATTTTTCACAAGCACACGGCAATCTTTAAATTGCATCGTTTCGCCCATTTGCGTAAAATAATATAAATCTGGTGATCTTTTCTTTTTGAGATACTCAATAAGTGACTCATCAACATATTCTGGCAGTTTTCCATCTTCTAGAATATCCTTATGTTCATAATGCTTGGATAGATACCACCCATAAAACTCCTTAACAAATTCTTGCGGTGTTTGTGCTGCGTCTGCTGCATTTGGGCAAAAAACGCCGAGACACAGCATGCTTGTGAGCACGCAAATAAGCATTTTGCGGATGCACATTTTTTTATTCCTACGTTGATTTTGCAAACTGCGCCCGGCGAAACACTGTTCACCGGGCGCATGCATGAATAACTTTTAAATGCGGATTGCGGCCAGCTTTGAACACGCGAGAGAAGGCATGCCCAGCACAATCACGCTGATTTCAGCCTGAGAGCACATGGCGCGACGTGACCCATTAATAAGCGCCGCGAATCAGTACACAGGGGCGCGGAAATTAGGCCCAGGAGAATCTTCTACTTTGCTGATACACATACTGCCATTTGTTTTTTCCACATACACTACAATATATGGGGAGTATTCCTTCCTCATACTAACAGAAACAAGCCTGAGATTATCACTCACATCTATTGACCCACCGATCTTAAAATCTTCTAACTGCTCTTTTACAACGTCTTGCCCCTTTATATAATAATCAGCGCCATTGCCGCCGACCCCTCTATTATAGTCAAACTGAACGCGCTTGGCTGTACATCTGCACACGTATTTAAATATGTCTTGATCAAAAACAGGTAGCTTCTCAAACAACGGCTGAGGTTGTTTAACAAACGACAGTGATTGCTTAAGATACCACTTATAAAAATCACGAACAAATGACTCCACATCTTGCGCGTGCGCAGATTGTAGGCATGGCTGAAGCAGGCTTATGACAAGGGATATGCAGACTAAAAGAAATTTTTTCATATGTATTTTCCTGCAACTTAATATGGGTAAGCGTCTGATACAGACGCAATTTTAAAACCAGAGTCAACTTTTTTTACATATGCAATTACAGCACGCTCAAAGTTTTCCCCCTTAAACGTGACAGGGACAACAAAAACATCATCTGTCATTTTGAGTGTATCTTTCACTACGATACGGCAATCCTTAAATGCCATAGTGCTACTACCGTGTTGTATAAAATAGTATATATCAGAAGACGGCTTGGCTTTAAGATACTCAACAAGAGATTCCTCAACGTATTCCGGCAGTTTTTCCTCTTCAAGAATGTCTTTATTTTCATAATGCTTAATAAGATACCATTCATAAAATTCCTTAACAAATTCCTGCGGTGTTTGTGCTGCATCAGATTCCTTAGGGCAAAAAATCCCAAGACACAGCAGGCCTGCGAGCACACAAATAAATATTTTACGAATGCGCATGTTTTTATACCTCTATTGTTTGTTGCAATACCTGCCTCCGGTGGTGAATACGGGCACCGGAGGCAGGTATTGGGTGTTGTTATCGTTTTCGCATGACTAATGCGGAGCTACAAGCTGCTCACCTATATCACTTAGCTCATTTATGATCGCCGGTAAATAACATACGGCGCGTCAACCTCTTGATAGTCTGTGGCTGCGTATATGCTGTTTTGTCTAAAGTCTGATATCCATCGCTTTCCATCAAACATGGCAGCATGGCCATAGGGGTGTCTTTTAATAGCCTGAAAAATTACGACATCACCTTTTTGTGGCTTTTCACCCAGAGCCACTGTTCTAAAGCCTACGTCGCGCAAAATGGGCCCAAACCCACAAGCACCGTACTTCGGAGAAGAATTTAATGAGGTGTTCATTCTTAGCCCACCCGCCTCAATGGCCTGACGGACATACGTTCCACAATCACCAGTGGAATCTTTATGTGATTGTGTTTGCAAGTGCGCGATGGCCGCGTCGAGATCCCACTTGGGCAATGGTTTGTCATTCGGCAAAATTTCCTCCCTCCGCATCATGCCGTTGCGCGATATGGCAGACCGCTTAAGCTCTTCCCTCTCGCTCATGGCATTGCGACCAACATCGGCCCGATATTTAACCTCTCGGGATACTGGCGCTCTCAATTCCTGCCCAGAGGTAGAATAACCTGCTGCGCCGCCCCCCGCGTTGGTAAACTGACCACCGGCATTGCGTGGATGCTTACTCTCATCCCAGGCCAGCCCGCTGGCATCGTGCCTGTTGACCGGGTCATCCACGCAATAGTCGTACAGGTCGCCATCGCCGCGCGTGTCGTTTGCAGGGTCAAGCGACATAAATCTGCCAATGCGCGGATCATAGTCGCGCCAGTTAAATCGTATGAGGTGGGTGTCCCTGTCTTCCAGCCCGGCGCAAAACCCTATGGGCACATAGAGGCAAGGTAAGGAATCATAAACAATTCTGCCAAAACTGCTGCGCACCACCTCCTTGACCACCTTGCCGTCGGGCCCCACAAACAGGCGTGGCGTGCCCAGATGATCGCAGCAGCACGCCAGCACGAGTGACGACAGCGCCGATGCCGCCCCGGCAGGCGCGCTCCCGG is a genomic window of uncultured Desulfovibrio sp. containing:
- a CDS encoding DUF3828 domain-containing protein, yielding MKKFLLICLFFGIGLLQSCPQVARAQDVESFVQDFYKWYMKQSLLTDDRPVFDDAIFKYVCKCTAKRVRLDYKRMVGDADYYLRGQDFGKELLDNLMVGKSIDVDDSLSLVPVSVSFRNEYTPYIVVYVEKTKGRMCISKVEDSHGPNFRESVY
- a CDS encoding RHS repeat domain-containing protein: MRDAQVVRRQNGLAIQYQYDVDGRIARKTEQFNGASNVLEYAYDAEGRLTEVKNNAAIAETYKYSASGQRVRSKVWYEGCPSASTSAMEKSRYSYNDKGQLESDGQNRYAYDKYGSVSSIAGKRGLRLTYGSSTMLGRAELNDGCELRYAYKGTRLYRRYRHNDITGEYRWNDQARLAGFRDHELRLEYGYVYDADGTLSRIVIRPLGKTVLAADAAPENERNGSDGWLHWFGAANRKERVCQCLSAYQQFRNPSDAGKPEKSALGGAMTGSAPAGAASALSSLVLACCCDHLGTPRLFVGPDGKVVKEVVRSSFGRIVYDSLPCLYVPIGFCAGLEDRDTHLIRFNWRDYDPRIGRFMSLDPANDTRGDGDLYDYCVDDPVNRHDASGLAWDESKHPRNAGGQFTNAGGGAAGYSTSGQELRAPVSREVKYRADVGRNAMSEREELKRSAISRNGMMRREEILPNDKPLPKWDLDAAIAHLQTQSHKDSTGDCGTYVRQAIEAGGLRMNTSLNSSPKYGACGFGPILRDVGFRTVALGEKPQKGDVVIFQAIKRHPYGHAAMFDGKRWISDFRQNSIYAATDYQEVDAPYVIYRRS